A DNA window from Halomicrobium mukohataei DSM 12286 contains the following coding sequences:
- a CDS encoding DUF7557 family protein — translation MSHTIELSDELSERIEAHKEDDESYEAFIEELVSVYETEGAFLQEGYSE, via the coding sequence ATGAGCCACACGATCGAACTCAGCGACGAACTCAGCGAGCGCATCGAGGCTCACAAGGAAGACGACGAGTCCTACGAGGCGTTCATCGAGGAGCTCGTCTCCGTGTACGAGACCGAGGGCGCGTTCCTGCAGGAAGGCTACTCGGAGTGA
- a CDS encoding TrmB family transcriptional regulator: MGTSDEHDDEQLREELRVFGLSDTEIDTYLALLACGEASTSTVSETTDVTQRAVYNIAERLEGRGLVRVNDHASPTTIRALPPAEAIENLSDRLDSIRPALEARFNETTPETPEIQMIKSRETALKRIKSAISAARQELLLAVPEHVFPEIESELRTAVDSDVVVFLLIGGMDEVDGDGSEFAGIADVVRYWGESLPLVYTVDDASAMIGDSTIVSGTHTDDVAVTVSEPQLSGSILGMYFSAYWPAATELYVTDPDPLPRTYDWFRQATLHATVHEQAGVDLYAEVETESGTTVSGPVTEIRQAFIEPTTNDFTLENSFFIDTGDGIVSVGGKGSFIEDYQSRSVMLRRLDAVE, from the coding sequence ATGGGGACCTCAGACGAACACGACGACGAACAGCTCCGAGAGGAGCTGCGCGTCTTCGGACTCTCCGATACGGAAATCGACACGTACCTCGCGTTGCTCGCGTGTGGGGAGGCCTCGACGAGTACGGTCTCCGAGACGACGGACGTGACCCAGCGGGCGGTGTACAACATCGCCGAGCGACTCGAAGGCAGGGGGCTCGTGCGGGTCAACGACCACGCCTCTCCGACGACGATTCGGGCGCTTCCGCCCGCAGAGGCGATCGAGAACCTCTCTGACCGTCTCGACTCGATCAGGCCGGCGCTCGAAGCGCGCTTCAACGAGACGACGCCGGAGACCCCGGAGATCCAGATGATCAAGTCCCGCGAGACGGCGCTCAAACGCATCAAGAGCGCGATCTCGGCGGCGAGACAGGAGCTGTTGTTGGCGGTTCCGGAACACGTCTTCCCGGAGATCGAATCGGAGCTGCGCACCGCCGTCGACAGCGACGTGGTCGTCTTCCTCCTGATCGGTGGGATGGACGAGGTCGACGGCGACGGCAGCGAGTTCGCCGGGATCGCAGACGTGGTCCGGTACTGGGGGGAGAGCCTCCCGCTGGTCTACACGGTCGACGACGCGTCGGCGATGATCGGCGACTCCACGATCGTCTCGGGCACACACACGGACGACGTCGCCGTGACGGTCTCGGAACCCCAGCTGTCCGGGTCGATTCTCGGGATGTACTTCAGCGCCTACTGGCCCGCCGCGACGGAGCTGTACGTCACCGATCCGGATCCGCTGCCCAGGACCTACGACTGGTTCCGGCAGGCGACGCTGCACGCGACCGTACACGAGCAGGCCGGCGTCGATCTGTACGCCGAGGTCGAGACGGAGTCTGGGACGACGGTGTCCGGGCCGGTCACGGAGATCAGGCAGGCGTTCATCGAACCGACGACCAACGACTTCACGCTCGAAAACAGCTTCTTCATCGACACCGGCGACGGGATCGTCAGCGTCGGCGGCAAGGGGTCGTTCATCGAAGACTACCAGTCGCGCTCCGTCATGCTCCGCCGGCTGGACGCCGTCGAGTAG
- a CDS encoding universal stress protein, producing the protein MSDALVVVEDIDRDRQLLDRARSFAAGSDSDLVVLSLVTTDEYEEVAETLDAIGQVEHTTYDEGTILDGLASDVSDLAADVLGEHISYDVRVEVADENQADRIITLADETDCDHIFLPGQRRSPTGKAVFGDRTQRVILDFGGYVTVAMD; encoded by the coding sequence ATGTCAGATGCGCTCGTCGTCGTCGAAGACATCGATCGTGATCGCCAACTGCTCGATCGCGCGCGTTCGTTCGCCGCCGGCTCGGACAGCGACCTCGTCGTCCTCTCGCTCGTGACGACCGACGAGTACGAGGAAGTCGCCGAGACGCTCGACGCCATCGGGCAGGTCGAACACACCACCTACGACGAGGGCACGATCCTCGACGGGCTCGCGAGCGACGTTTCGGACCTCGCTGCGGACGTTCTGGGCGAGCACATCTCCTACGACGTTCGCGTCGAGGTCGCCGACGAGAACCAGGCAGACCGGATCATCACGCTCGCAGACGAGACCGACTGCGATCACATCTTCCTGCCGGGGCAGCGTCGCTCGCCGACCGGCAAGGCCGTCTTCGGTGACCGAACGCAGCGAGTCATCCTCGACTTCGGCGGCTACGTCACCGTCGCGATGGACTAA